TCGCCCAGTGCCTTCTGCTGGCAGTAGCCTTTCCATCGAAATAGTTCGCTTTCAAGGGCGGACGAGACGGGGAGCAAGTGTTACCACTTTGCTTGAAGTACTTTTGCTAACTCTGATATTTCCTCGGATGTCTTGACAGTGAGAACTGCAGGGATTAGTACGCAAAGCTCGAAGTGTGCTCGCTTCTCTTTGCTAAAGCGAGATTGTAGCCCTGCACAGACTGTGTCAAGCAGTGGTATTGCTACGGACCGTTTCCAGTAACTTGGCACTGTCTCTGCTGGGGTGTTGTCCCGGTTTTGCTGTCTGTTACACGCGCGCGGACGCTCTTCCGTAGATTGGACCAGCTCAGCAAGACTTAAGACCTTCGTGTACATTCTTGCAAACCAGGCATCGATATCAGCACGAATGCCGCTGTAGTGGTTGGTGACATCTTCGATCTTCTTGTAACCAAAGTAGACGTCAATGAGACGACCTTGTAGGGATGTGACTATTGGCCTCATGGGCTCTAGTATCTCCTTGGCACACACGAAGTTGAAGATGTGACCAAAGTTCTTCATCGTATGGCGCAGCCCATTAGCaagtgttttggtttttggatCCCAGCTCCAGATTTCACCATTAGGATAGTATCGGTCGTCATCTGTTGGCTCACAGATCTGATCTAGGGTGATGACAATAAACTCATATAGATCAAAGATCGTTTCGAACGTTGCATGTCGTTCGACCCATCTCGTTTTGCATAGGTTTTTCAACTTCAGCGTCTTGTTGTCAGGGGAATGGGCATCAATGACTATCTCCATGAAGCTCTGTCGCTTCGGGGAATTGTCAAAGAAGCTATACAGTTCTCGACAGCAATCCATCATATTTTGGATTGATTTAATTTCACATGCATGGCAAATTACAAGATTAAGGGAATGTAGACAGCACCCTTGGTACTCTGCGTCTGGTGCATGCTTAGCAATTTCTGCTTGTACCCCTTTCTTGTTCGAACTCATTGACGCTGTTGTATCATAGGCTTGACCACGGCAATTTGCAATTTCTACCTTCTGTCTTTCTAAGCTTTCCCGAATTGTAGCGGCTATAACTGATCCGGTGGTTCTTGGAAGGTCACATAGATCTAGTAATACTTCACGCTGTATTGGATTTGTCGGGTCAGCAAAGTCAAGCAGGCGAAGGCACACGGACAGCACCTCCCATCCCTCAGACGTGGTTTCGTCGGCAATCAGTGCAAAATGAGGAGTCTCCTCGAGACATTGTCGAAAATAGTCACGGATTAAGTCGGCCATAAcagaaataatttcattttgcacCGTTTTGCTTGTATAGCGTGCATTGGCTGGTCCCGATATCAGATGCCTTTTCAATTCAGGGTTGCTCTCTGCTAAAAGACGTAAGATGGCAATAAAATTCCCTTCGTTTTGCGTGGGTGCTTCAGCAAAATCTATATTATAATCTCTGTGTCCACGCAAAGCAATTTGTTGCTTTGCGCAAAGCATCACAGAATCAACAATAAGAGACAACACTGTTTTGTTCGACTGGATGTTATCCATTCTTACTGAGTCGATTTGTGTATCTATTCGCTTCTGAATGTTGCTTACTTGGGCTCGAACAACATAGGAGCGTTCAACGGCTTTCTTGTGATACTCCTTTGTTTCGTGACCATCAAATTTCTCTTTGGATTTGTTATAGGTCCGAAAGGGAGTTTTGACAAATGACCCAAGGGACGCTTTTTCAttgtcacttaaaaataaacaacaggTGATACACCATGCTCCAATGTGATCGGGGTGAGCACTGTACGCCAGCCACTTCCGCTGATCCAGCCATTTAATTTGAAACTTAATGTGCTTATTCAGATTCCCTGATTTCCAATATTGGGTGTCGAGATTGCTACACGAAGGAGTTGGTCGCCAACAGTTTTCTAGGAACTGTACTTTATCAGCGTCACTTAACTTTTCTGCTGACTTTACAACATGACTTACATCATACGGAACATCGGATACAGGATTTGCTTCACCACAATTATCGTCACGAGGGTCTACCAAAAATGGGAAATGAGCGAATTAAAATCTCACCAAACAACAACCAATCAACAGTTaaacaatttaataaaaaaaatagttacaaaacaatacattTATTATCCACTGCTGGATTCAACCATGCTGAAAACGCTTTATACAGATACAGTTTATAGTTACAATTATAGTCTAATGATGGCAATGCACTACAGTATTGTATTTTATCATATTATATATTTCAAACATGGCGCTAATGAAAGTCCCCCTGCTCTTCTTCGTATAGAAAATTTGGCAGGTTGACCCTATCTAGTTGTGACTGGAGCTCCTCCCCGAATTCAATATGGTCATACTCCCTCATCAAGTCAACCCAGGCAGGTGAGGGACCCCAGGCTGGTGTTATCGCGAatttctcaatatttttttgctgtttgcaAAATTACCCTTACATTTTCCACTGTTAGTGACACGTTGATATCGAAAGCTCTAATCATTTTGAGGCACGTTATCACTCTAAAAGTGTCAATTAAGCTAGGAATATGGTTTTCTTCAAATTGAATGCAATTTGTTGTATCTGTGGCTCTAAGAGCTTCACAACCTTTGAGGCATGTCATCATGTTTATTGGGTCGATGCTCGTGCAACCACGTAGATTAAGATACTCTAATGAGTGCATactgtgcaaaaaagccaACGAAATGATTGAGGTATTATAAGATAAATCTAGCCAGCAAACGTTTACGCAACACGCAAGATAGCTCTCGATGTACATATCAGGGCTAGCATAACGCAGACGTTTCTGGGAAAACCTTAATCCAAGTTTTCGAATGAGCTTTGCGTGGCGCATAATACTCTGAAAGGCTTCGGTACTTAATTCTACATCTGTTTCAAGTGTTCTCCACACTTCCCTGTGTATTCTATTAGCCCTTGAAAACGCTGACATACACGTCCTACACCTCTTAGACAGTCTTGTATGgttaaatattgaaatatcTGGACTAAAATTTCAGAGGGAAGGTCTTTCAAACCAGCACCTGTTAGTAATAGATAGATATATTTAcaattaatatttaacaattagagcAACCCTTCAGAAACTACCCGTCGGCTATGGCGGCCCTAGCCTAGTCCTTGGCTTTCTGTTTTGGTTATGCAGTTATTTCGGGTTTCCTGTGGTTCAGCTGGCGAAGCCCAACCCCTCAAACCCTCGCGTGCTAAACATGAAGACCAGGAACTGGGCCATGGGCAACTCGTTTTCCCCCTTTTTAAGGGGGAATTTCCATTTTGGCTCCCGTATTTTATTGgctataatattatttcacaATTATTTAGTATCTCTGGCACCTGGATTATTCTGTACAAAACAGATACACCCCTGCCTGTAAAATACTTACTTGTAATTGTTGGAGATTTGGTGGGAGGTTCGAGGATTTCTTCTGGGGAACTGGACGATGGCGACGATGGCGACGATGTCGAAGGATTTTCGCTAAGAGTTCTAAAAAAGGGAGTTTGTATTGATCATTTTTAGCTATTCAGATCGGCTTTGCTAAAACAATAAAGTCAAAATATCATACACAACATGGTAGTTTAATTTGCTTACCGTTTTTTAGAGAAGAATGAATTGAGAGAGCTTTGCTTTTCCTTTGGCatctttctctctcttgttCGTGCCAAAACACTGAACGAGGATGAGGAATACCAACAAACCCCCGGCGATTAGATGACAAGGAATAGAAAAACTGTTGATTTGTACTGtgttaagaaaagaaaactccaGAACAAGTAGCTTTGGGAACGATCAATCGAATCAAAGACCCATCAAACCAATCAAAGACTAACTGGCAGATTTGTGCCATTTGTCAAGAGGCTACCAGTGAGGCATTGCAATGTCCTGCTGATACGAAACGCTCTGATGacccgccatcttggaaattaCCCacaagaccctgggaacgaggttgccatCAAACCTGAGCATCGACTGAGCACATGGGTTGGTAAGCGCGAATGTTTCCCTACAAATTTCGCAAtaatgagccaatcagaatcttACTTCGCCTCACTAGGCGTTGTCAAATGGCTTCCTTGCGAACTTTTGCGCGAAAAGTGGCGGCAGACGACGAAACGTGGCGTAACAACAACCAGACATGAGCGAGagctaatttttctttctttctttattttctatttcaaataaactgacatttcgaattttttttactgaaaaatGGGGGGTGGATATCCACCCTATCCACCCCCCCTGTATCCGCCCCTGTGGTGCAACTTCTGTATAAGCTTCTGGTAATTGACACACCGACTTTGAACTGGATTCTGCATGTGAAatatcaataggtgctcttgTTGTTCCAGGGTTTTCTGCAGAAGGATgctgaaataaagaaattccAGTCCCATGGAATGAATCATGAGCAGTCGTTGAAGTGGGGTTGTGATCAATGTTGTCAACAGCGGCTGTTGTAAATAGATGCAGGCGAAGATTGGAAGGACATACTGCACTCTCGTCTGTGTAATGGCAACAAACTTCATTCCCAAGATCTGTGGAAATCGCCAAGACTCTGTGATATGAAATACTGATTCCGAGGTTGTGTAAGGCTTCAACAAGGTCATGGCTTCGAGTCTTGGCGTGAACAGATAtccctatatatatatagggaGAGGCGTCTCACGACATTTGCTTCTTCGCTCCCGCTTCACTTCCTTATCACGAGAGCTAGCACGGACGTTGTATTGCAGAAGCTGTGAGATGGTAAGTGCGGCTTGTACTTTTCCTGAACTGCATTCCTGTTCTTCAATATTTGGTCCATATAGGATCATTTTAACGAGAGACAGCACTGAGGCTGGGACGGATTTAGCCTGACAGTCAGACTCAAATGATCCTGAAAACGAGTATTTACTGGTGAGCATATCTTTACGGACAATCGCCGCAGTCTTTGCAAGGTGCATCGCCTCTTCATCACAGTCTTGTTCGTGAGCTTTATGCAGTGGAAATCCGACATCGTCTCTGAAGGCCAAATACACGTCACGCCCTTTATTGTAACACTGAAGTCCCGGAATTTGGAAAACAAGGCGCTCTTAGAGACGTGAAGTGTTGACACGTGACGTTGTGTCACAACCAAGTCTCTGCAAACAGGATTTGTACATATTTGCGAGATCTGCAAGCTTAAATGTTGGTAACTCTGCACTACTTGTTCCAAACTCTTCAATGTAGGACACCAACTCTGCTAGTGCGATGCCATCAAGACGATGACGTGGCTGCTCACTCTCTTCTTTCCCTTCTTTTGCGTACTGTGCCTTTCTGTACAACATAGATAAGCACTTAGTATGGTACTTTGCCTCGAGAGCAATCAGGTCTCCTCCACTTAGCTTTGCTAATAGGCTTTCTTCGTTTAGGAGAGTTGCACATTCCCGCACTCGATCATCTAGCCCGAGCGTGGAGACATTGTGAAGAGTTTGGCCATCACACTTGTCGCATATAAAACAGGCGGGAACAGTTTCTTTTGAGCATACACTAACATTTGaacgagtaaattttccacCAACTAGATCCTCTTCCAGAGTTGCATGTCTCTTTTCAGCATGTTTCAACTTAGTGGAGTTGAAAAGGGCATAGCAGCTTTTATGCCAACGTGCCATGTTGGCCAAAAATGTCCCTTCAATTCCGTTGCCTTCGTCTAGTCGAGATAGACATAAATCTGTTGGCATGCATCCCAGTTTATAGAACTTCTCTAAGTTACCTGCCAGAGTTTTGTAGCCGGCTCCTACATCAGAGCGTTTCGTATGAGCAGGACATTGCAATGCCTCACTGGTAGCCTCTTGACAAATGGCACAAATCTGCCAGTTAGTCTTTGAAACTGAGTTTTCTGGTGTTCCTTTTTCATTATCCATCATCcagctgaaaataatttttttgtttcgacATTTTAAATAATGACAAGAACAATATTCGCTTAATTGtgttggtattttttttgtaaaggtTTGGCGTATAATAACCCACCAAGCGACATTGCCAGCAGAAAGAAAAGCGTGTCGGTCCATATCTATTTTTCCCACGTTATTTTCAGGttcctatttttctttgtataaTTGCATTAGGTAACTGTTATTAGTGTCTCAATTTGCGTGTCAATATTTAAGCTACAGCCGGATAAGGTTGCAGCTAATGATAACATTGcacaaaacttaattacatGTCCAACAAGTTCAAAATACCCTTCTTTATATATACAATATCATTTGTGAAATTGTGGGTAGTCTGCTATACTTTTTCTAATATTTGTATATGGGTTTCACTGTATTCGATTCTTCATGACCAGTCATTGAaatcttgtttttgttcattttgtctcTCTGACAACTGTATGCTGTCGAGTCAGTACTTACAGTCATTTAAAGCAGTCGTAAAGATAATTTCTTGAAAGTCAATTATAATTACTCGATTTTCcctgaaagttttttttttcctgaaacaGCGCACTAAGCTGTAGGTACTTACAGTTACCGTGAGCAGTAAAAATCATGACGGATCTGAACAAAGATGGCGGATCTGATGTTCAGCTGATGTAAAGCATTCTGGGTAATGCACAGAGCATTATGGGTAATACACGCAAGCCTTCTGGGTataatgcaaatttttttcagctaATATGTAAATagtaaaattgaaacaagttgtagttttattttctgtgACTACTCAGAATTAGCTAACTTTTACTAGGGTTCCAAAGGATAATTTCACCTCCAGCTCAGTGAAAAATACTTCCAGTTAATGGAACATTTTATTCCAAATCCGTCATTTTCAAGGTAACTTGTctaaaaataatgtaaaataagtGAGGTCCACTTCCGCTAATATTGCATTTCACTTCCGGTCAAGATGGCAACCATATTAGAAAGAGTTACAAAACTCACTTAGGGGAAATATTTTGCGGTGGCACTATATCAAATATTTAATTGTATAAAAAGTTCTATAATCCCCGAGAATTTGGTGCTTTTAACAAGAAGTGAACAATTCTGGAAAAAATCTGCACATATCCGCCCCACTATTTGATCCCCAGACAATCTCACTGTGATGATGTGAACAGCAGTTGCGGTAGTTGTTATGGAGCGTTCAGGAAGAATGTATTCGGAGAATGAGTGTTTTCCGTCGTCTGTAATCGCCGAGAGTTGGAGCAATTCGGTTCTTCTTGTCGTTGAACTTGTTTCAATATCAAATAGAACAAATTTGTCGGTTTTTTGAGGATCAAGGAGTATTTCCTTGCGTAGAGGCCTGACTGCAGAAGAAGAGATTAGTTGTTCGTATTCCTTCAGTTCAGTTTTGCAAGTGTGTTTGTTTACTTTCTGTAGAATTTCGTAGTTGATGTTTTGTGTACAAACTTCTCTGACAAGGTTAAGACCAATATTGTGTTCATAGCTAACTCCTTCCCTGTTTTCGTTTCTAACCGTTGATTGAAACCTGTTTAAGCGAAGCTGCCTTCTcctaattttgaatttttttgtagatttcctttttttgtcaGCTGAAACCTTCTCATCTAGTTCTTGTTGATAGCTTCTGCAGTGGGACCCAGGGTTTATGCCAGTCTTAATTAATGTTTTGCATATGAAGTTGTGGCCTTCATTGTGCTGAGCAACTCCACAGGCAGTTCTGAAATCACTACTCTCACTTCCTCCATAATGCCGTACTTTAAGGTTCTTGGAGCCAATGGTTCCGTTCAAAGACTCGTTTCGCTGGGAGTCTAAGCAGGGGGCTAATTTTGCGGCAACTGTTGGGGAAGCATACTCAGAAAAAAGATCTTGCAATGCCTGTTGAAGGCTGCTCCCATGCAAATCCTTTCCATAGGGTAGCTCATAGTGGGTGTATTCAGCAGGATTTTGTTTATAGCGACACCACAAAACATGACATTTGTTGTGGTCACCAAAGGCGTGTGGTACAATGCATTGAATTGCTTTTGCAAGTTCCTCAGGTTGGTTTTTGTGCTGGTGAACACAATATGCAAAGCACTTGACGAGGTAATTCACCACTTTCTGTGAGAGAACAGATGAATTTGGGAATTTTTGGCGTTGGCTCAAGTTATACAGCCTTGTGTTCAGGGAGCGCTTTGTGTGAACAAAATCAGAAATTTTTTCAAGGCCATAGGGAACACTTGTTTTAAGGTGAGCAAAAGTTGTAGAATCGTCATCACCAATGTATTTGTCGTACTTGATTCCTCTTGCTGGAGCACGCTTAAAAAGTTCACAGGCTacatttgactccattatttTGGAAGATCCACAATGATTTTTCCGACAGTCGTGTGGCGTGCGCTTGTTATTCTTTTTTGATGCAGCACAGGTTCTGCATGTTTTATTCCTGGTAGCAAAATCCAAGACCTTCCCCGTGGTAACACCAAGTACTGCCCCATGACCTGTAGACCAATTATGGGCCTTTCCCCTTTTCTGCCACCCCATATCATATGAACACATCACCCCAACCAAATTCCCTGAGTCGCATTCAGCACCCGCTGCCATTGCCATCTCCCTTTCCTTACAACAACTCACAACACAACTTTCGTTTGCCACAAGTTCTACTGCTTTTCCAACCTCTCTTTCTCTGGTCTTAAATGTTTACAGTGGGAACGTCTAGACATGACAAAAGTGAATTTGCATGTGTATGGCCTATCCCAGCATTTAGAGCTCCAAGAGCTAGCCTTGTATTTACCTCCTGTGCTAAAGGACCTCGTTTGCCTGTTCTGTGTTgcatggatgttgaagcagtGTTTAAGTAACCACACAAGTGACATTTGACAATAAATACGCTGGCTGCACCTTTCCTGTCTTGTTTAACAAGGTTTTTCCATACTAATGGCCCttaaggaaaatgaaaaataaatcattatgTGGGTGTGTGTGAGAGGCATTGAAGCAAGTGTTTTCTTCAGCAATGACTCTTTGACTCAACATTTTCTGTAAATGAGGTCTTGATAGTGTAATCTTGTTAAGTGCTGTAAGCTTGTGTCAGTGAATTTTGGAAGGTTTTTGGcctcattattttgttttaacattttttggcTTCATTCATTAAATGTAATTCTAAATCACATCAGTACTCAGTACTTTGTAACAAATGGAGACAAACTAAATTTTATGGACCCTGTCTTAATCATATGTTTAATATTTCCCTCTTTACATTCAATTTTCggttgaaattattttatataGGGAAAGTACACAATCTTTGTAATAAATTGTGtatgttgtttttattatacTGTCTGTAATTTCcttaattattttgaagtttaaatAGTCTTAGCTGCATTTTGTTTACTTGTGAAATATGTTTACCTCCACGGCAAGATTTGCACTTATCCATATCCTTCATGAAGCTGTGTATATGCACGATTCTCGACCCaacattttgttcattttctttctcagCTTCCTGCAAGTTATTTAGGAACGTTTGTtggttactgttttttttacgAAATTAACAGATTAAAAATGCTCAGAACTTTCCACTTGGAAAAATTGTGACCTACCGATCGCAATCGTCGCGCTTTTCGTGCGGGACTCCCGACTTCACCTTCCTCCTTTCGTGTATCAAAAAtcgtttttcttcctttttcggCCAGCTTTGTGGCCATTGAACATTGTACTGACCGTTTTCGAGATACAAATTTCCCATTTTTTCTTCTAGACGCCACACTTTCAACGCAAATAGAAGAGGGACCCGGCATTTTCAAGTTCCCCACGGCGGTcatgtttgtttacaactcgCACAAGCGTTTCATCGCGCGCGATATTCCGCGATTTTCTCGCGGATAATTTGCCCGCGCGTACATTAGGAACCATTCTTCGCGCGGTCAAAAAACCCTATCAAGCCTCCTTAAGGCTGTTTTGTTCAAGTATTGAAGATCGAGCCTCCACCAGTAAGATTGAGGCAACCTATTTTATAgccatttgcaaaacaaaatggcaaacagtgtattttattctattttacaAAACGTTTCCACAAAATAGGATTAAAATAGTCTACTTTATGGGCTATTTTGTGGTTTGGTATAGTAAAACAGGGATAAAATAGACCACTGTCCTTATTCGTTCCTTCGTAATCATGGTGTAGTTTCAGAACTACTAACACACTCTTGAGGAGGTCTTTCAGCAAATCCTCCAGCTGGGATCTCTACTattatgcaaatgttttttttgtttcagtaaCCCAATATGGCTACTAAATGCGCTATAGTTATCTGAGTTCTTATTCGAAATTGAACCTTGTACGACCATAATTTTTTACCATAATTTTAACCATGTTGCATTTCATTCAAATTCCTAATGATTAACTACATTTTACGGATCACACTTGACATCCATGCTACTTTCAGTAACTATAAGTTAATTAGACCTCTGCTTTTATGGTTGTTACAAGAGCACAGAAGTTTTTATTGGCAAATTTGTCAAGcacaaaaatgtcatttccCGAATCAAGCAAAGACAACTTATTAGTACTGAAAGCTACCATTTATTATTCTGTAGCATAAATAAGAATGGTAGCTGAGGTCTCAAATGATAATGTTCCTGGCCATAGTTAGATACAATGCAGTCATTCTAGTTAGCTGTAGAGTGAATTTCTCAGCTTTCCAATAGAATAAAGGAGAAGTTGGCCTCACTCCTAAGACCTACGTACTTCCATTTCCTCCATGAAGTCCTGAATGATGTTTAAGAGGACATCCTTAGTCATTGCTATGTAATCATTGCGTAGTTTCAGAACTACTAACACTCTTTGAGAGGTCTTTCAGCAAATCCTTCAGCTGGGACTTCCTTCcaatcttttctttattgGCCTCTTCTAATTGTTCCCTTGCCAAACGGGATAGGAAGGATTCTAGTAGATAATCTGTATTAAGACAAATAGTATTTTTCCGGGGTGTAGCCAGGATATTTCAAATTGCatttataattgttattggTCATctattagagcagttttccaATGACTGTGGAAAGTGATTTCGTGATTGCGATtactacgcttagtgattggcttaagagactcgcgccagtttttcagccaatgagaatcaaaaccaaaaccaatcacaccacatacgcgtgatttttcccgcactTCGAGCAAGTTACaagtaattgctaggaattgtgattggttcatggcgctgtttgtccctgttgtgattggtcggagtaattgctttggttttggtttttcgatagtcatttgaaaaccgcccTATTGTTCATCACATACATTCTGTCATCAGAATGTTTTGAATATGGCCAATAAGAATTTACCTATGGACTGCACCCTATCATTGGTTTCCATTTATGaaggaggaaaaataaaactttgtaAGTCCATTTTGTAATGTGTGGAAGTGTGCATTGACccaataaaatttcaaatttacacTTGATCTTGAAGAATTGTTGATGTTGCTTGTGAAAATGTGATGTTGATTGtgaaatgttattgttgatgCTTTTAAATCTGACTTTTGATCTTCATAAGACAGTGCAACAGCCAGCAGTTTGTTTAGTGAAAACCCCAGTCTTGTAACAGGCAGTGAAGTGCTGTTTAGATTATTGTTTGTGCCAAGAATTATTGGTTCCATTAAAAGAATATTGCATCTGTTTCACTGCTGCTGTATAATTGTGTATTGTTATCTAGGTGGTGCCGGTTTAAGTAAACAAACCATAACTGAAACTAAAGTGCAATATTTTTTGGTTGAGATACTATAGCTTCTGTTTTGAGAAGGTTTTTTACATCTAGTTGGCCATTATCAGGCAAGGAAACAACATAGGAGACTTGATATGCACTCATGttctttttgcctttttaCTTGAACAGCCCAGTTCAATCGATATTTCAAAACAGTCAAGGAACGAAATCATTGGATTGAAAGAGGAATGAACGACAAACACAAGGAGGTTTGCCGCAGAACCAGGCGGCTCTCAAGTGTAAGCTTCTTTTAGATGTATGAATCTGCTGTTTGAGACCCATTCAGACTGAATAGTGTTGCTTTTTAGCTCTCAgcattgttatattttttgttgtacACTCTCCAGACCCGCAGAGTTTTGCTGATAATTACAACATTCATATCCAACTGTATGGAAGAATATTTCAACTGTATTAAACAATTCTCAAATTCTGCATAATtatatgaaatgaatgtgaagcatgaattttgcatcattttaGTGCATTATCTGATGTGATTACAATCATAAGACCTGAAGAATTTGCCACTTTAAAGTTGTGCATCTTCTTGATGCTATAGATTGTGCTTAAAGACTGAAGATCATGCTTTATATTCATGTTCGGATGAATAAATGAGATAATGGCTGGAAGTGGATTTCCAAGATAAACTTAGCATTTGAGTGCATAAAATTGCCCAAACTCTGTGTTTTCCTCATTTTGAGTATTAACTTATTCATCACTTATTGGATGTTTAGACTGACTTCTTCTCAGATTCTGATACTGTTTGCAACAATTGACTGCTCCACCTACTCACACTACCAATGTTTAAAGCACTATTACTCCACTAAATAATCCACATATCTAAATAAAGCCTAGCTAGTCCTAATGACTTTTGTGCATCCTGTCTTCTATTTGAACATtgacagttttctttttgtgtttctaCTGAATAGAAATTGGAGAGGCGTCTGTCTGGATATGAAAGGATTAAAGAAAAGCTAACactgcaagagaaaaagactTATGATGACGTCCTGTATTAAGAATACATGAGTAGTGAAGAGTCTGATTATGAAGATGAAGAAGACCCCATAACTGGCGAAACTGTTAAAAGATTAGTAGGTTATGCCACAAGAAAGCTGCCATGGGAGAGGACAAGgctaacaaatttaaaatgtaaattaGACAAGGTTCATGTGCAAAATTTAACCCCTCATGCCAGGCAGCTTTTCAAACCAACACATGTTGGTGGAGTTTCTAGTAGGCCTCGTCCTGGGGGCCCTTCATGGGCAGTACGGCAACCTCCAGCAGACGAATGATGGTCCTCTTTCTAAATGTTTGAGTTAGAGTATAGAAATTTGTTCATGTTTCCTTTCCACCATTATTATTCCTAGGTCTCATTTTGTACGTTTCCAGTATTACTTGACTGTTACAGTTTtatgtaaaaattattgttctacTCTTGCATGTGAAGGAAGTGTGATCTTTTGCAACACTAGACTGATGCTTGAAAATAAGAGTTTATGATATCTGATTAGCAGTTTTTATTGTTATGGTTGGGACTGCTGTATCATTATGAGTGGATATGAATTGAACTCCCCggtgaaaatgaattgaagtAACCACTGCTATAcgtaacaaattaaaatggcTACATCATTCCTAACTAGACCAGTATGATCTGCAAGACAATTCAGCGTATGTGAACTGAACATAATATCCTTCTAttccaaatgaaaaaaattggccaGAAAGTTTCATTTAATTGGGAAGAATCAAACTTCACTGGAAAGGTATGAACTTGTACGTGTTCACCAGCCATTTACTAATGGATAAGAAGAGCTCAATATGTGTATTGACAAGGTTTAATACTGACTTAAATGAGGGTGTAATATCCCTTTACTGCAGGAAATGTCGAGACTTAA
This sequence is a window from Acropora palmata chromosome 9, jaAcrPala1.3, whole genome shotgun sequence. Protein-coding genes within it:
- the LOC141891638 gene encoding uncharacterized protein LOC141891638; this encodes MAMAAGAECDSGNLVGVMCSYDMGWQKRGKAHNWSTGHGAVLGVTTGKVLDFATRNKTCRTCAASKKNNKRTPHDCRKNHCGSSKIMESNVACELFKRAPARGIKYDKYIGDDDSTTFAHLKTSVPYGLEKISDFVHTKRSLNTRLYNLSQRQKFPNSSVLSQKVVNYLVKCFAYCVHQHKNQPEELAKAIQCIVPHAFGDHNKCHVLWCRYKQNPAEYTHYELPYGKDLHGSSLQQALQDLFSEYASPTVAAKLAPCLDSQRNESLNGTIGSKNLKVRHYGGSESSDFRTACGVAQHNEGHNFICKTLIKTGINPGSHCRSYQQELDEKVSADKKRKSTKKFKIRRRQLRLNRFQSTVRNENREGVSYEHNIGLNLVREVCTQNINYEILQKVNKHTCKTELKEYEQLISSSAVRPLRKEILLDPQKTDKFVLFDIETSSTTRRTELLQLSAITDDGKHSFSEYILPERSITTTATAVHIITVRLSGDQIVGRICADFFQNCSLLVKSTKFSGIIELFIQLNI